The following are encoded together in the Candidatus Omnitrophota bacterium genome:
- a CDS encoding DNA-binding protein, translating into MEEKFMTLEEVCRYVKLSKPMVYVLLSKHRIPAAKVGRIWRFNKDSIDKWMAEKERYYTHEKGRRKTDVVSR; encoded by the coding sequence ATGGAAGAAAAATTTATGACTCTTGAGGAAGTGTGTCGTTATGTTAAGCTTTCGAAACCTATGGTATACGTCCTTCTCTCTAAACATCGTATCCCAGCGGCAAAAGTAGGTAGGATATGGCGGTTCAATAAAGACTCGATTGATAAATGGATGGCCGAGAAGGAAAGGTATTATACCCATGAAAAAGGACGCAGGAAAACAGATGTTGTTTCAAGATAA